In Vicugna pacos chromosome 10, VicPac4, whole genome shotgun sequence, the following proteins share a genomic window:
- the LOC102530707 gene encoding olfactory receptor 51M1-like isoform X1: MQTGILQHRFHTCWETFTSALDISSQDKEHHEKHSLSPRRTSAQHPPRMHLSNITQFSPVLHLTGFPGLETIEQWIFIFFFLMYLVAISGNCFILIIIKTSPRLHTPMYYLLSFLAFTDLGLSVSTLPTTMGIFWFNSRVIYFGACQIQMFCIHSFSFMESSVLLVMSFDRFVAICHPLRYSVIITSQRVVRAGLVVILRGPVALVPIILLLRTFPYCGSQVLSHSFCLHQEVIHLACTDTTFNNLYGLTLVAFTVMLDLALIALSYGVILHTVARLASKEERLRAFQTCTSHLCAVLVFFVPMVGLSLVHRFGKHAPPAVHLLMANVYLFVPPMLNPIIYSIKTKEIRHAISNLLGLRKAGAESWS, encoded by the coding sequence CTCAGCCCCAGAAGAACATCAGCCCAGCATCCCCCTAGGATGCACTTGTCCAACATCACTCAGTTTAGCCCGGTGCTCCACCTCACTGGCTTTCCAGGGTTGGAAACCATCGAGCAATGGATTTTCATCTTCTTCTTCCTCATGTACCTCGTGGCCATCTCTGGCAACTGCTTCATCCTGATAATTATTAAGACCAGCCCTCGTCTGCACACACCCATGTACTATCTCCTCTCCTTTCTGGCCTTCACTGACCTGGGCCTGTCAGTGTCCACCTTGCCCACCACTATGGGAATCTTTTGGTTCAACTCGCGTGTTATCTACTTTGGAGCCTGCCAAATCCAGATGTTCTGCATCCACTCATTTTCCTTCATGGAGTCCTCAGTACTCCTTGTCATGTCCTTTGACCGCTTTGTGGCCATCTGCCACCCCTTGAGGTACTCGGTCATTATCACCAGCCAGCGAGTGGTCAGGGCAGGCCTGGTTGTCATCCTTCGGGGACCTGTAGCCCTTGTTCCCATTATTCTCCTGCTGAGGACTTTTCCTTACTGTGGGTCTCAAGTCCTCTCCCATTCTTTCTGCCTGCACCAAGAGGTCATACACTTGGCCTGCACAGACACCACCTTCAACAACCTGTATGGGCTGACCCTGGTGGCGTTCACTGTGATGCTGGACCTGGCTCTCATTGCACTGTCCTATGGGGTCATCTTGCACACAGTGGCAAGACTGGCCTCCAAGGAGGAGCGGCTCCGAGCCTTCCAAACATGTACCTCACACCTCTGTGCTGTGCTGGTGTTCTTTGTGCCCATGGTGGGGCTGTCCCTGGTTCATCGCTTTGGGAAGCATGCTCCACCTGCTGTCCACCTtcttatggccaatgtttacctCTTTGTGCCTCCCATGCTTAATCCAATCATATACAGTATTAAGACCAAGGAGATCCGTCATGCCATCAGCAATCTCCTGGGTCTTAGAAAGGCGGGTGCTGAATCCTGGAGCTAA
- the LOC102530707 gene encoding olfactory receptor 51M1-like isoform X2: protein MHLSNITQFSPVLHLTGFPGLETIEQWIFIFFFLMYLVAISGNCFILIIIKTSPRLHTPMYYLLSFLAFTDLGLSVSTLPTTMGIFWFNSRVIYFGACQIQMFCIHSFSFMESSVLLVMSFDRFVAICHPLRYSVIITSQRVVRAGLVVILRGPVALVPIILLLRTFPYCGSQVLSHSFCLHQEVIHLACTDTTFNNLYGLTLVAFTVMLDLALIALSYGVILHTVARLASKEERLRAFQTCTSHLCAVLVFFVPMVGLSLVHRFGKHAPPAVHLLMANVYLFVPPMLNPIIYSIKTKEIRHAISNLLGLRKAGAESWS from the coding sequence ATGCACTTGTCCAACATCACTCAGTTTAGCCCGGTGCTCCACCTCACTGGCTTTCCAGGGTTGGAAACCATCGAGCAATGGATTTTCATCTTCTTCTTCCTCATGTACCTCGTGGCCATCTCTGGCAACTGCTTCATCCTGATAATTATTAAGACCAGCCCTCGTCTGCACACACCCATGTACTATCTCCTCTCCTTTCTGGCCTTCACTGACCTGGGCCTGTCAGTGTCCACCTTGCCCACCACTATGGGAATCTTTTGGTTCAACTCGCGTGTTATCTACTTTGGAGCCTGCCAAATCCAGATGTTCTGCATCCACTCATTTTCCTTCATGGAGTCCTCAGTACTCCTTGTCATGTCCTTTGACCGCTTTGTGGCCATCTGCCACCCCTTGAGGTACTCGGTCATTATCACCAGCCAGCGAGTGGTCAGGGCAGGCCTGGTTGTCATCCTTCGGGGACCTGTAGCCCTTGTTCCCATTATTCTCCTGCTGAGGACTTTTCCTTACTGTGGGTCTCAAGTCCTCTCCCATTCTTTCTGCCTGCACCAAGAGGTCATACACTTGGCCTGCACAGACACCACCTTCAACAACCTGTATGGGCTGACCCTGGTGGCGTTCACTGTGATGCTGGACCTGGCTCTCATTGCACTGTCCTATGGGGTCATCTTGCACACAGTGGCAAGACTGGCCTCCAAGGAGGAGCGGCTCCGAGCCTTCCAAACATGTACCTCACACCTCTGTGCTGTGCTGGTGTTCTTTGTGCCCATGGTGGGGCTGTCCCTGGTTCATCGCTTTGGGAAGCATGCTCCACCTGCTGTCCACCTtcttatggccaatgtttacctCTTTGTGCCTCCCATGCTTAATCCAATCATATACAGTATTAAGACCAAGGAGATCCGTCATGCCATCAGCAATCTCCTGGGTCTTAGAAAGGCGGGTGCTGAATCCTGGAGCTAA